In Bythopirellula goksoeyrii, a single window of DNA contains:
- a CDS encoding cellulase family glycosylhydrolase: MRLPQGQFERWSQLTFEIEFDLATEQTKRDLLDSANVEVIAIASNGEKIVLPAFTNQKDEARGLWHCRFTPREVGSYTAYALLNGESKAESVPVAFNVVEGSRKRGFLRANQKMPYFMRFDNQELFRGIGLNIGWEPRRRRHAEHTYDVLFPKLSDQGMNTVRTWMCPWNMPLEWDRELGDHNQDSLRRLDELLELAELNGIYINLVLGYHGELQTVSGSFPGNDRWKENPYNSKNGGPCNTPEEFFTNKEAITLYKRKLRHLVARIASHPHLLAWEFWNEVDHIQNRGPVSGAALVAWHKEMAEYLHEIDPYGHPITTSISVKAPDGLWEIDDIDLVMLHPYGKTDGLVKLLRQTNSKFGKPAVAGEFSYSWKSGDRSQAQKFKRELHLGLWRGMMSPTPILPLTWWWEFHDSQGDWKLYKPVAKFLACMTESNSKDWSDIAITASQESIESQCIRINGSLFVWVHNKGSLKAAESSIYFHEVPSGDYTMRLFDTLSGEFRELEQVQLEESNGTSSLSLPSIDPGQDMALIIER; the protein is encoded by the coding sequence TTGCGCTTGCCGCAAGGTCAATTCGAGCGATGGTCACAATTGACCTTCGAGATCGAGTTTGACCTAGCTACCGAACAAACCAAACGCGATTTACTGGACTCGGCAAATGTTGAAGTGATCGCTATTGCCTCAAATGGTGAGAAGATTGTCCTTCCTGCATTTACAAATCAGAAAGACGAAGCGCGCGGTCTTTGGCATTGCAGATTTACTCCCCGAGAGGTTGGCAGTTACACCGCGTACGCTCTGCTGAACGGGGAAAGTAAAGCAGAGAGTGTACCAGTTGCGTTCAATGTTGTTGAAGGTTCTCGAAAGAGAGGGTTTCTGCGGGCTAATCAAAAAATGCCATACTTTATGCGATTTGACAATCAAGAATTGTTTCGCGGAATTGGCTTGAATATTGGATGGGAGCCCCGTCGACGTAGGCATGCTGAACATACTTACGATGTCTTGTTCCCCAAGCTTTCCGATCAAGGCATGAACACGGTCCGAACTTGGATGTGTCCCTGGAATATGCCCTTAGAATGGGACAGAGAATTGGGAGATCACAACCAGGATTCACTTAGACGGTTGGATGAATTGTTGGAGTTGGCAGAACTGAATGGCATCTACATAAATCTCGTACTAGGCTACCACGGAGAGTTGCAGACAGTTTCGGGTAGTTTTCCTGGCAACGATCGTTGGAAAGAGAATCCCTACAATTCCAAAAATGGTGGGCCTTGTAATACGCCGGAGGAGTTTTTCACGAACAAAGAAGCGATCACCTTGTACAAGCGAAAGCTGCGACATCTCGTAGCTAGAATTGCGTCACACCCTCATTTGCTTGCTTGGGAGTTTTGGAATGAAGTTGACCACATTCAGAATCGAGGACCGGTTTCCGGAGCCGCTCTAGTTGCTTGGCACAAGGAGATGGCCGAATACCTACATGAAATTGATCCATACGGCCACCCGATTACTACCAGCATCTCCGTCAAAGCACCGGACGGACTCTGGGAGATTGACGATATTGACCTGGTTATGCTCCATCCCTATGGAAAAACTGATGGACTGGTAAAACTTCTACGGCAGACCAACTCGAAGTTTGGCAAACCGGCAGTCGCTGGTGAATTCTCTTATTCCTGGAAGTCGGGAGATCGGAGTCAGGCGCAAAAGTTCAAGCGAGAACTACATCTTGGACTGTGGCGGGGAATGATGTCCCCGACACCCATTCTGCCTCTTACTTGGTGGTGGGAGTTTCACGATTCTCAAGGCGATTGGAAGCTGTACAAGCCTGTTGCAAAGTTTTTGGCTTGCATGACTGAATCAAACAGCAAGGATTGGAGCGACATTGCTATAACAGCCAGCCAGGAATCCATTGAGAGCCAATGTATCCGCATTAATGGCAGTCTATTTGTTTGGGTACACAATAAAGGGAGTTTGAAAGCCGCTGAATCCTCGATCTACTTCCATGAAGTACCCTCTGGAGATTATACGATGCGACTTTTCGATACGCTTTCCGGGGAGTTTCGTGAGTTGGAACAGGTTCAACTCGAAGAATCGAACGGCACCTCATCACTTTCTCTTCCGTCGATAGATCCTGGGCAGGATATGGCGTTGATTATTGAAAGGTGA